The stretch of DNA GTCCTTGACATTTACACCCGTATATGTTTACGTTATATTTCATGAAGATCGACTAAAACACTAGCTTATCTGGTACCCTGTGCTTCGTAGTAATAATCGTTTGAAAATAACGATTTAATGTTATAATGGTAAATATGCGCATTgtgaaaattatatttttgtttttttcgaACTGTGAACGTCGACTTCTTTAGTGGTTGAGTGTTACTGGAGATATCATTTTTTATGAAAACTTGCAGGCTAAATTTCAGCACTAGGAAAGATTGGAAGCTACACTGGTTGATAATCACGGTCGCCGGGGCTGCGTGGTTTCTCCGTACAAAATACTGCTGTGATGTCGGACCAAGAATCAGGAAGGCAATTCTATTGTAATTGACAGCTGGCAAGCACGCGTCCTTTTGTGGTCTCCTGTTTTTTAGTATAGTGTGTGCACAGGTCTGAATTAGAAAACTTGAGTTGTATGGCGCTTGTATAAAAATCCCTTATGATTGTTGACCTAGATTGGACTTTTTCTGTATTTCCAAGCTACAAAGGAAGGTCCCAGCAGGTGATAAAAGTCTCACCATCTGGCAGGTGGAATATGGTCTCATTAAGAAGGGGAGAGATAGGAGTCATGCATTATTCATGAGCTTCTGCATGTGGTTACCTCAGATTTAATTTGAACTGTGGGTAAATAATGTCAATGGGTAACTAATGTGGTGCAGTGTTTACTTTCATTGCTGTGGTGGGTTTTTCTTTCTGCAGGGTGTGAGCCACTGTGCTAgtccctccacccccctccctccatagAAGTAATCCTGCTTCAAAATCCACAAGGTAAAGAAGAATGGTCATTGAAGCCTGAGTTGGACTAAGATTACAAACAAAAGGAGGACAGAATAAGAAATAATGTCTTACAGCAACAGAGAACTGGTGATGGACTTCATAACGTATAAACTGTCCCAGAGGAACTACAATGGCCACTTTGGGCTTCCTGAAGACAGGGGTCGGACAGAGGGCTCGGGTCAGGCCGATGGGCGCGAGGGGGTTATGGTAACAGCAACTCATGTCAATGGGTCGGTCATTGCTGGCGGCACCAGCAGCCAGGTGTCCCCAGTGCCTGAGCAGCCGCTCCATTCCCCATCGCCCTCTCCACAAGGCCTGGAGGCGGTGAAGGAGGCATTGCGGGATTCTGCCAACGAGTTTGAGCTACGCTACAGCCGCGCCTTCAGCGACCTCTCCTCCCAGCTTCACATCACACCCGTCACGGCCTACCAGAGCTTTGAGAGTGTAATGAACGAGGTGTTCCGCGATGGAATCAACTGGGGCCGCATCGTGGGCCTCTTTGCCTTTGGCGGGGCCCTGTGCGTGGAGTGTGTGGAGAAGGAGATGGGCCACCTGGTGGATCGTATTGCTGACTGGATGACCGTTTACCTGGACAGCAACATCCAGCCCTGGATCCAGCGGCAGGGAGGATGGGTGAGTGAGGGTGCCAAATGATGCCACCCAGGCAATGCCACATGAGCAGGGAACACATGGTGCAGAGCCATCCAAACATCCATGCTGATGGTGCACCCACCTTCCCAGTCATTAACTGAACATCATCTTGGTCTGACCTACCCAGCTGCACAGTATTAGTCAATTTGTGCTGTTGTAAGTGCTCATAATATGGGTACTGTCAAAAGACAAAGTCCCTCTGAGAACATCTCTAACTGGAATGGCGAATTGAAGCATGCCATTGGGACTTCGTTGCAGTACTTGTTTGCAATACTTTCTCTTTTTACTATGAGGCAGGAATGGGATAGTGTTGGACTAAatcataaaaacagaaatacaaaaaGGAGCGGCTTCAAAAGAAAGGCCCTCTGGCAAAAATGGGATGGGAGCTGAATCATACAAACACTCAACTGATACATTGGGGCTGAACTGCAGAAATTTATTACAGGGAAAGAGGTTTCATGTCTTGTGATTCAAACTTGTATCTAGTTTATTGGGGTGTAAACCAAATACATCATAacatgtcatatatatatattggatatacacacacacacacctacctaaaggattattaggaacaccatactaatatggtgtttgaccccctttcgccttcagaactgccttaattctacgtggcattgattcaacaaggtgctgaaagcattctttagaaatgttggcccatattgataggatagcatcttgcagttgatggagatttgtgggatgcaaatccagggcacgaagctcccgttccaccacatcccaaagatgctcttgggttgagatctggtgactgtgggggccattttagtacagtgaactcattgtcatgttcaagaaaccaatttgaaatgattcgagctttgtgacatgg from Paramormyrops kingsleyae isolate MSU_618 unplaced genomic scaffold, PKINGS_0.4 ups394, whole genome shotgun sequence encodes:
- the LOC140587594 gene encoding bcl-2-like protein 1: MSYSNRELVMDFITYKLSQRNYNGHFGLPEDRGRTEGSGQADGREGVMVTATHVNGSVIAGGTSSQVSPVPEQPLHSPSPSPQGLEAVKEALRDSANEFELRYSRAFSDLSSQLHITPVTAYQSFESVMNEVFRDGINWGRIVGLFAFGGALCVECVEKEMGHLVDRIADWMTVYLDSNIQPWIQRQGGWKSRLIRPGNIFPFFNCPILVSSCKS